Genomic DNA from Antennarius striatus isolate MH-2024 chromosome 16, ASM4005453v1, whole genome shotgun sequence:
AGAAGAATCCAGTGGGTTCGTCCTCCTTCACCCGACGTCCGTCTGTGATGCTCCCGCGTCCCACCGGCgccctctggggggggggggggggttggggggggacAGAGAGACAGTGTGTATGTGAGCAGAGCTTAATTCACCTgaagaaagcagtgcatccctgggatgcgcttcaagaaaaatttgtacATTCCAAaagtacaatattttccgcataaggcgcactggatcataaaacgcactggatcataaaacgcactggattataaaacgcatctgacaACTCATCTTCAATGGTCTATTTGAAAACTTTTCATAGATAAGGctcattggattataagaaattgataGATTTAAGGCTTTTATGTGacccttacagtgcggaaaatacagcaataacagaatatacggtagaaacatacgcaaggattgacttttgccaatagtacaatataaaaactaaaacttttaattttaatgtttttattgataacatcctcaaaaaaaatcatatattagttttatcaaaatgttaaaacctggtggtcatttaaaaaatttgttttagaaataaagatttaatacagtattttccacactataaggcgcacctaaaagccttttattctctcaaaaaccaacagtgcgtcttataaaccttatagtgcagaaaatactgtcgttttcttttcacttttgactcagtagttttctttgcctttagtTCTATActgttttctcctgtggacactgaaccaagctgacagaaccttcacaaacacatttcagtaaaatctgtctctttttcttcattaactttgtTTCTTATACAAGAAAgcactgttgttgctgtttctGCAATTCTTCTATCTTTGTCGGAGGCACGGtgataaacaataaatcaacttttatttgcatagcgcttaatcacatcagcagacatttcaaagcgctttgacagacagacaaacccaacaggacccctatgattgctctggagggtcgAACTAAATCCTCGCTCTCACTGGAGTGAGTAAAACGAACAGACGTGATGTTGCTGTTTGGTCGATTTCAAtgaggcagaatcacgcaggcgAGTTTCACAACGACAAACTCGTGGAGAGAAAAGCATAATGGAGATTTctgggttcaaaatttaagtcgTGAAATGGAAAATTTGTGCATATTTTTGCTGAATGAAGAACATTTAAAGCTCGCCGTCTGACGTCCGTGTGAAAAAATGTGGTTAAAATGTAAAACGTGCACGCAGGCGTGAACTCTGAGTCCTACCAGGCCTGGCTCTTCAGCTTGCGGAGCTCCTTGGTGGCCCAGGTCGCCAGCATCTTGGTCTTGGTGGTTTTCGAGCGCCGCCCCTCCGTCAGCAGGTCGTTGATGGTCGGATGAACCTCCAACAGCTTCATCGTGTCTTTACCGAACGCCGTGCAAAGGtcgctgcagaaacacacacacatggctcaGACATGAACCCACTCAACTTCCTGCCTACTGGGGGGGGCGTGGTCTCAGACACTGTGGTTGGTTTTGTGCATCACGCTGTCAGAGTGGTGCATGATTTGTCTTCATTGACCGATAAATGCGGCCCCACCCTAAATCATGCAGGTACCCcgacaagccccgcccccttacCCGATGAGCCCCGAGGCGTTGGCGACCACGCCGTCGGAGTGGTCTTCGTCGATGGCGATGTGGTGGATGAAGGACAGGATGAACTCCACCCGCGGCTGCACCAGTATCACGTcagctggggtggggggggggggataaggCGGGGGTGAGGGTCACTGAACAACAaacgtttgtttttgtttatttgtcggGTCCCGCAAAAACCAGGAAGCCGGTGTGCAGTCGGGGGTCATCCCCCAACCAGCGGCTTCCTGGGTGAAGACGACCCCGTTGGCTCTGCGACGCCTCAAAACCCCCCAGCCGGACTGGAGGCAGGAGGGGGAACAGGCGTCGCCCCgtgggggggttgagggggTGCTTACGGTGGACGTTCTCCTGGTCGCCCTTCAGGCCCTGGATGATGCCGGTGTACGCCTCCAGGCAGCCCTCACGCAGCTCGTTCAGGTAGTCCACCATGTCGTAGTCCGTCTGcggggggggagaggggagtCAGACGCcgccctggccccgcccacaaagCCCATAGAGgacgccacttcctgtttaccttGTCCACCTGCGCCAGCGACGCCTGATGCAGCGTGTCCAGCACGATGTCCAGGTACTTCTTGAACTCGCCGCCGATGGCGAGGGCGATGTCGCCGAACGCCGACAGGATCTGAGGCTTCACCGACCGGTGGACGTTCTCGTTCTGGGGAGGAGGGGTTTAGAGTAGGAGGGGCAGGgttgggggcggggcaggaAGGGATGAGCAAAAGGAGGTGTCTCATGTAAAGGTAACACACCGAACCGACCAATGGGGACAATCGGCTGAGTCATCAAAAGAGTTCTATCACAACAGaaagaatggaggaagaggaagaggaagaggaagaggaaagaaggCAGAATAGAAAAGTGGaataagaagatgaagaggaagaaaaggaagtgggaggaaaaaagaataggacgaagaggaggaggaagacaagggaggaagaagaatgagacgaagaagaagacagtAAGAAGGAAGgcagaagaggagaaagaagaggaagagaagaggaaggagaggacgagaaagacaaagaagcagaagaagagggaggaagatgatgaagaggaggaggaagaagagagggatggagaggaaaaaggagaggaagaggaagctgagtgactcttcctcacccccaggttctccagcagcagctgcatgaTCTCGTCACAGTAAGGCAGGATGTTGGCGTTCAGAGCTCTGCACAGGTCACACACCAGCCCCACGGCGGCCAGAcacacctgcagcagcagcagcatcatcatcatcatcatcatcatcatcatcatcgtcacgaCTCAGCATcacggtcacatgacaggtgGAGACGACGGCGAGTGACCCACCTGATACTCGGCGTAGTTCTTCAGGCCGATGGCGAGGAATGGCTTGAAGGCGTCCATGTACTTCTGGAAGTCGGGGCCCAGAACTGAAACACAGGAAGAGTCAGGAGCTCGTCGCCACGGCAACATGGAACCCACGACCCCCTCTGGCAAAACGGCGTTTGGCTGCTgaaccacaaacaggaagtccctcCCCTGGACGCCGTCGGCCTGCGAGCTAACGCTGACACTGCTGACGTTAGCTTAGCGCGTTTAGCTTCCTCCGGTCGTcatggaaacagacagaaagcctGGATGCTAGCCGGCGTGGCACGTACCTTCCACCAGCGTGGACACGGCCATCAGGGCGTCCTCCTGGACGCCACCGGAGCCGGCGGTGCTCTGGAACATCCTGAGCAGCGACCCCATGACCACGTCGGAGATCTGCAGCGCGTCCTGGTGCTGCACCTTCCGCAGGACGTTCTGCAACGACACACTGCGTCACATGacctgacgggggggggggggctacggAGGAGGACGGCGTCGCCTCACCTGTAGCGTGGCGCACAGCAGCGACTGCAGGTCGTTGAACTGGATCCTGTCTGAGGTGCTCTGGATGTGAGACTGGGAAAACAGCAAGTGGCGCGGTTAACAGGAAGCGGATGACGGGGGAGGCGGGGCtgtgaggggggcggggctcacctCCATCTGGAGCACCCGCTGCAGCCGCTCCATGATGACCAGCGTGGTCTTCTGCACCGCCGGGTAGCAGTCCTTGGCGCTGTTCTTCACGATCTCCATCAGCGCCTCGTAAGCGGCGGAGCGGAGGTTGTTCTGGTGGCCGTcgggcctggggggggggcaaaaacgGGACGCCGACCGTCAGCCTATCGTCTCTTtgtgctctctgattggctgtggacgAGGGGCGGGAGCAGGAAGTGTTTTATTGCCGCCCAACGTCCGAACACCTTGAGGTTAATCGAGGCTAGCTCTGATTAGCCACAAGAGCCAGTGGGCGGAACTAGACCGCCtagagctctgattggtcctctaGTCCAGATGGCAGGAGAAAGGGGAGGAGCTACAGATGTCCTCTAGGCGAACGGCCGATACAGGAAGTTCAAACTGAAACGCCATAGCGCCTCTGAGACATCGATCCGCAGCCAATCAACACCTCAGAGGCGGAGCCCGCCGACAGGAAGTCCCGCCCCCTACCTGTCAGTGGTCTCCAGCAGCTTCTGGACGATGATCTCGAAGGAGGAGGACAGGCAGTAGGTGCTGGGCTCCTCCTGGTCCTCGGCGGCGTCGGTGGCCTCGTAGGCGGCCTCAGCGAGGGAGGAGAAGGCCTGATGGGAAACCACACGTCGCTGTCAGTCGCCTGAGGGGGCGCGGTCATGTGACTCATCAGTTTTTTTGGGCGCTCACCCAGCAGACGTTGGAGGCCACGCGGGGCTCCGCCCCCAGCCCCTCGATCAGACACTGCAGCAGCGGCGCCAGGTAGACCTCGTTGATGGCGGGTTCAGGCAGCAGCTCACAGATCCGCCCCACCGTCCACGCCGTCGTGTCCCGAACCACAACGCTGGGGTCCTTCATCAGCTTGATGAGGGTGGGCATCGCCTGGGGGGGtcgggaggggggggcagagagactGTGATCCGGGGACACAACCACCAGTCACACCTATCAAAGTCAGtcctacagtgtgtgtgtgtgtgtgtcctacctagagtgtgcgtgtgtgtgtgtcctatagtgagtgtgtgtgtgtcctatagtgtgtgtgtcttatagtgtgtatgtgtgtgtcctatagtgtgtgtgtgtgtcctatagtgagtgtgtgtgtgtcctatagtgtgtgtgtgtgtgtgtgtcctatagTGAATGTGTGtcctatagtgtgtgtgtgtgtcctacagtGTCTGTGtcctatagtgtgtgtgtgtgtgtcctatagtgtgtgtgtgtgtcctacagtGTCTGTGtcctatagtgtgtgtgtgtgtcctatagtgtgtgtgtgtgtcctatagtgtgtgtgtgtgtcctacagtGTCTGTGtcctatagtgtgtgtgtgtgtcctatagtgtgtgtgtgtgtgtcctacagtGTCAGCGACACTGCCTGGGGGTGATGCCAGAGGGCGTGGCCCCCACTGCCCTGGGGGCGTTGGAccaggtgggcgtggcccccACTCACCTGTATGACCAGCGGCTTGAGCAGGTTGAGCTCGGGCCCCTCCAGGATGGAGCCGAACGCCATGACGGAGGCGTCGCGGCAGCGCCAGTCGTGATGCTCGATGTGCTCCTTGATGAAGGGAAGCACGTGAGGAACCACGTCGTCCTCGCAGCAGGTGGCCAGCAGCATCAGGCACACCCCCGCCGCCTTGCACGGGTTCcagtcgtcgtcgtcgtcgttcTCGTCCTGGAGGGTAGGGGTCGACACGGGCGTCAAGGGGTGGCGGGGCCTCGCCAGACGctggggagggggcggggcctcacctgCTTGATGAGCGTCTGCGTCAAGATGGGGACCAGGTACTGCAGCGCCCCTTTGGCGTAGAACTTGCTGGTGTGCTCGGGGGGGCGGCCCTGCTCGGAGGCCTGCCATTggacagcaaacaggaagttcagcAACCAGATGGTACAagagggtggggtgggtggtTATCGGGAGGGAGGTGGGGGCGGACCTCTGAGGCCTCGATGGCGAGGTCCATCTCCTCGTCGCACACGTTCGACCAGAACTCGATGCCCTGCAGCGCCACCTCGTCGATGTCGCTCTTCATCGCCTCGATGGTgatctgaggaagaggaggagagccgACCAATCAGCATCGGCCCCACAGAGCGCGCacgctcgtgtgtgtgtgtgtgtgtgtgtgtgtgtgtgtgtgtgtgtgtgagcgtctCACCGCGAACAGGGCAGGGCCCATGTACGTCTCCATGTACTGGTAGTACAGGGACATGATCTTCACCAGGTTCTGGAGCGCCGCCACGCGCACCTGGACACAGAATTGCGTTAGAACACAATCGGAGACAGTTGCCACGGCAACACGCCGGCGTCACTCACCCGGGTGTCCAGACACTGCGTGGCCTCGCAGACCAC
This window encodes:
- the kpnb1 gene encoding importin subunit beta-1 encodes the protein MELITILEKTVSPDRNELEAAQKFLEQAAIENLPTFLVELSKVLANPGNTQVARVAAGLQVKNSLTSKDPDVKTQYQQRWLAIDANARREIKNYVLQTLGTETYRPSSASQCVAGIACAEIPVTQWPELIPQLVANVTDPSSTEHMKESTLEAIGYICQDIDPEQLQENANQILTAIIQGMRKEEPSNNVKLAATNALLNSLEFTKANFDKEAERHFIMQVVCEATQCLDTRVRVAALQNLVKIMSLYYQYMETYMGPALFAITIEAMKSDIDEVALQGIEFWSNVCDEEMDLAIEASEASEQGRPPEHTSKFYAKGALQYLVPILTQTLIKQDENDDDDDWNPCKAAGVCLMLLATCCEDDVVPHVLPFIKEHIEHHDWRCRDASVMAFGSILEGPELNLLKPLVIQAMPTLIKLMKDPSVVVRDTTAWTVGRICELLPEPAINEVYLAPLLQCLIEGLGAEPRVASNVCWAFSSLAEAAYEATDAAEDQEEPSTYCLSSSFEIIVQKLLETTDRPDGHQNNLRSAAYEALMEIVKNSAKDCYPAVQKTTLVIMERLQRVLQMESHIQSTSDRIQFNDLQSLLCATLQNVLRKVQHQDALQISDVVMGSLLRMFQSTAGSGGVQEDALMAVSTLVEVLGPDFQKYMDAFKPFLAIGLKNYAEYQVCLAAVGLVCDLCRALNANILPYCDEIMQLLLENLGNENVHRSVKPQILSAFGDIALAIGGEFKKYLDIVLDTLHQASLAQVDKTDYDMVDYLNELREGCLEAYTGIIQGLKGDQENVHPDVILVQPRVEFILSFIHHIAIDEDHSDGVVANASGLIGDLCTAFGKDTMKLLEVHPTINDLLTEGRRSKTTKTKMLATWATKELRKLKSQA